One segment of Streptomyces bathyalis DNA contains the following:
- a CDS encoding transporter — protein MSAAPSVTWTFTRLKLSLLRNGLRRSSGRTAAFVVSVVLVLLLGTGQLLGMLLLRGNEYAAAGVVPLAALMALGWAVMPVFFPGGDETLDPTRLVMLPLRARQLMPGLLIASLVGIGPLFTVLVGAGTVLALAQGVAGAAAAVIALPLLVLVCLALARAVAAVNVRLLTSRRGRDLALLSGLVIAVGIQLLNLGFQRLSESGGLAPLEPVADALAWVPPASAVAAVQSAGEGAYGSALAQVALSGAALAVLLWWWYRSLDRLMTSPDASTVQATTGPERARGRAGGKGLTRLLPEGRTGAVMLRSLRYVWRDPKTKVGWASSLGVGVLLPVVFAAQGNGSAYNACWVAGLLGIQMYNQFGQDYSAFWLVASTISDPRDAYVEMRARMLAIALIAVPYVAAVVVVCAVLLGEWQKIPEVLGLALGLLGVLLATGVFTSYRFPYSIPQDNGYKNVAPGQGSLAYLSIFGGIIIGALMCSPLAALTIWLHLSGGHAWLWAVLPIGLLYGVSAPALALRVAAPRVAARLPEILTAVSRG, from the coding sequence GTGAGCGCGGCCCCGTCCGTCACCTGGACGTTCACGCGTCTGAAGCTGTCCCTGCTGCGCAACGGACTGCGCCGGTCCTCGGGCCGGACCGCCGCCTTCGTCGTCTCCGTCGTGCTCGTTCTGCTGCTCGGCACGGGCCAGCTCCTGGGGATGCTCCTGCTGCGCGGCAACGAGTACGCCGCCGCCGGTGTCGTGCCGCTCGCCGCTCTGATGGCGCTCGGCTGGGCCGTGATGCCGGTCTTCTTCCCCGGAGGCGACGAGACGCTCGACCCGACGCGGCTCGTGATGCTTCCGCTGCGGGCCCGCCAGCTCATGCCGGGTCTGCTGATCGCCTCCCTCGTCGGGATCGGCCCGCTGTTCACGGTGCTCGTCGGGGCCGGTACGGTGCTCGCCCTCGCGCAGGGCGTCGCGGGGGCGGCGGCCGCGGTGATCGCCCTTCCGCTGCTGGTCCTCGTGTGCCTGGCGTTGGCGCGGGCGGTGGCCGCGGTCAACGTCCGCCTGCTCACCAGCCGCCGAGGCCGTGATCTGGCGCTGCTGAGCGGCCTGGTCATCGCCGTCGGGATCCAGCTGCTCAACCTCGGTTTCCAACGGCTGAGCGAGTCCGGGGGGCTCGCGCCGCTCGAACCCGTGGCAGACGCACTCGCCTGGGTTCCGCCCGCCTCCGCCGTGGCAGCCGTGCAGTCGGCGGGTGAGGGCGCGTACGGCTCCGCCCTGGCTCAAGTCGCCCTGTCCGGCGCCGCGTTGGCGGTGCTCCTGTGGTGGTGGTACCGCAGCCTGGACCGGTTGATGACCTCGCCGGACGCCTCGACGGTCCAGGCCACCACGGGGCCGGAGAGGGCCCGGGGCCGCGCCGGCGGCAAGGGACTCACCCGGCTCCTGCCCGAGGGCCGCACCGGTGCGGTGATGCTGCGCAGCCTGCGCTACGTCTGGCGCGATCCCAAGACGAAGGTGGGGTGGGCGTCGTCGCTCGGTGTGGGTGTGCTGCTGCCGGTGGTGTTCGCCGCTCAGGGCAACGGCAGTGCGTACAACGCCTGTTGGGTTGCGGGGCTGCTCGGCATCCAGATGTACAACCAGTTCGGGCAGGACTACTCGGCCTTCTGGCTGGTGGCCTCGACGATCTCCGACCCGCGCGACGCGTACGTCGAGATGCGCGCCCGGATGCTGGCCATCGCGCTCATCGCGGTGCCCTACGTCGCGGCGGTCGTGGTGGTCTGCGCCGTGCTCCTCGGGGAGTGGCAGAAGATCCCCGAAGTGCTGGGGCTGGCACTGGGGTTGCTCGGTGTGCTGCTGGCGACCGGAGTCTTCACCTCGTACCGCTTCCCGTACTCCATCCCGCAGGACAACGGCTACAAGAACGTCGCCCCCGGTCAGGGTTCCCTCGCCTACCTCAGCATCTTCGGCGGCATCATCATCGGTGCCCTGATGTGCTCTCCGCTGGCCGCGCTGACGATCTGGCTGCACCTCTCCGGAGGGCACGCGTGGCTGTGGGCCGTGCTGCCGATCGGACTCCTCTACGGGGTCTCCGCGCCCGCCCTCGCGCTGCGGGTCGCGGCACCGCGGGTCGCGGCGCGGCTTCCGGAGATCCTCACGGCCGTCAGCCGGGGCTGA